A single Sphingomonas kaistensis DNA region contains:
- the radC gene encoding RadC family protein, giving the protein MGDKPNGADGHRARLRHRLLDGGGDALLDHELVEYLLTLAIPRPDTKPLAKQLISSFGGLGPLLEAPPEVLRREGLTDGVIGALAIARATALRLLETRTEGRPLLSSWDALGDYLQATMSHARVEEVRVLFLNAKNVLIANESMWRGSVDEAAVHVREVIARAIALGATALILVHNHPSGDPTPSQQDIRLTRDIVDAGRHMKITVHDHVIVGAQGRSSFRAMGLM; this is encoded by the coding sequence ATGGGCGACAAGCCGAATGGCGCCGATGGGCATCGCGCGCGCCTTCGGCATCGGCTGCTGGACGGCGGCGGCGACGCATTGCTCGACCACGAACTGGTTGAATATCTCCTGACTCTCGCCATCCCCCGCCCCGATACCAAGCCCTTGGCAAAGCAGCTGATTTCTTCCTTTGGCGGACTTGGCCCCCTGCTCGAAGCGCCGCCCGAAGTCCTTCGCCGCGAGGGCCTGACCGACGGGGTGATCGGCGCTTTGGCGATCGCCCGTGCGACCGCATTGCGCCTGCTTGAAACCCGCACCGAAGGGCGGCCGCTGCTGTCCAGCTGGGATGCGCTGGGCGACTATCTGCAGGCAACGATGAGCCACGCCCGGGTCGAAGAAGTCCGCGTGCTGTTCCTCAATGCCAAGAATGTGCTCATCGCCAACGAATCGATGTGGCGCGGGTCGGTGGACGAAGCGGCGGTCCATGTCCGCGAAGTCATCGCCCGCGCCATCGCGCTCGGCGCCACGGCGCTGATCCTGGTTCACAACCACCCGAGCGGCGATCCGACGCCGAGCCAGCAGGACATTCGCCTGACCCGCGATATCGTCGACGCCGGTCGGCACATGAAGATCACGGTCCACGACCATGTCATCGTCGGGGCGCAGGGCCGCAGTAGCTTTAGGGCCATGGGCCTGATGTGA
- a CDS encoding intermembrane phospholipid transport protein YdbH family protein has protein sequence MADETTVSSDEEGAVTVARRRRPLPRLLGFALIGLLVLLVVVALVLWSQRRPIATNILQRELEKRGVQASFTLDRIGLRTQQVSNLVIGDPRRPDLTARLAQIQMRIRWNGQVEFYRVVARGVRLHGRVVGRRVTWGQVDRLLPPPSGKPFSLPDISVDLADTSIAMATPYGPIGIAIEGEGKLTGGFKGRLAAASPSLDAGRCTLMGMRAAFAVSVSARRPQVSGPLSAANFACPASNIAIAQPRFDIDSRFSEGFDRFNGSGRMSAMALAAGVNRLDRFNANLTFGGQPTQILGTVELSAAGARMAQLTAARTRLDGDYLLNAERGQITLVADYGANGVDLDPSLTRPLTAALDGAGGTPLAPIAEALRTGFERATRAMSASGKLRLVNVAGGGAVRVETANVQSASGARIAVGGGGDGITYYWPTNRLRVDGRVRTTGGGLPTADLALSMPRGGGAMSGRLVMQPYAANGARLALDPVRFAAQANGGTRIETVALLDGPLSDGRIAGLRVPVSGTIGPGQRLAFGQGCVPVSFAALRLGALQLGRTQLPVCAVGRAIVFRQPDGDVAVRAFTRDLALNGRLGSSPFAARAARGALVGSRGFEFSTVAARLGKPEAPILLNAGDLRGTFQGSGISGTFASADATIGRVPIKLTEADGRWLFYRNRLTVNGAATASDIGSPEPRFYPLRSNDLSFSLQGRDIRAGGSLRHPGTGALITNVAIRHDLGNGTGNATLDVPGLRFAQNGLQPEMITRLTEGVIALVNGTVTGQGRIAWNGTGEVTSTGEFSTTGTNLAAAFGPVTGLSGTIRFSNLLGLETEPEQTINVATINPGILVENGVITYQLLPGQLVRIQAGRWPFMGGELILRETVLNLGRPSPKRLTFEVRGLDANMFVSSFGFNDIKAEGRFDGVLPMIFDDNGGRIVGGRLDSRAPGGRLSYNGAVNKANLGTAGNLAFNALRDLRFQSMIIRLDGDLAGEFGTTLTIDGVGLAGTNGTQRLISRFVGSLPLKFNVSIRGPFRALIGTAKSLRDPRTLIDTTLDRPLGNIPGIVTEVRRREEDTTQTQTPVQEEVTPVRNRP, from the coding sequence GTGGCGGACGAGACGACGGTCAGCAGCGACGAAGAAGGAGCGGTGACCGTCGCAAGGCGTCGTCGCCCCTTGCCGCGACTGCTCGGTTTCGCGCTGATCGGCCTGCTTGTGCTGCTAGTCGTGGTCGCGCTGGTGCTCTGGAGCCAGCGTCGCCCGATTGCCACCAACATCCTTCAGCGCGAGCTCGAAAAGCGCGGCGTGCAGGCCAGTTTCACGCTGGATCGCATCGGCCTGCGGACCCAGCAAGTCTCGAACCTCGTGATCGGCGACCCGCGCCGTCCGGACCTTACCGCACGGCTGGCGCAGATTCAGATGCGGATCCGGTGGAATGGGCAGGTCGAATTCTATCGCGTCGTCGCCCGCGGCGTTCGCCTGCACGGCCGCGTGGTCGGTCGGCGCGTCACCTGGGGGCAAGTCGATCGCCTGCTTCCCCCGCCGTCGGGCAAACCTTTCTCGCTGCCCGACATCAGCGTCGATCTTGCCGACACGTCGATCGCGATGGCGACACCCTATGGGCCGATCGGGATCGCGATCGAAGGCGAAGGCAAGTTGACGGGCGGCTTCAAGGGCCGTCTCGCTGCCGCGTCGCCGAGCCTCGATGCCGGCCGCTGTACCCTGATGGGTATGCGGGCCGCCTTTGCGGTGTCGGTTTCGGCGCGCCGTCCGCAGGTCAGCGGACCGCTGAGCGCCGCCAACTTCGCCTGCCCGGCGAGCAACATCGCCATCGCGCAGCCCCGCTTCGACATCGACAGCCGCTTCTCCGAAGGCTTCGACCGCTTCAACGGCAGCGGGCGGATGAGTGCGATGGCGCTGGCCGCGGGGGTCAACCGCCTCGATCGTTTCAACGCCAACCTCACTTTCGGCGGGCAGCCGACGCAAATCCTCGGCACCGTCGAGCTGAGCGCGGCCGGGGCACGCATGGCGCAGCTGACCGCGGCGCGGACGCGGCTCGATGGCGATTATCTCCTTAACGCCGAACGGGGGCAGATCACGCTGGTCGCGGATTATGGCGCCAACGGCGTCGATCTCGACCCCAGCCTGACCCGGCCCCTGACCGCCGCGCTTGACGGGGCCGGCGGAACGCCGCTTGCGCCGATCGCCGAGGCTCTTCGCACGGGGTTCGAACGCGCCACCCGGGCGATGAGCGCGTCGGGCAAGCTGCGCCTCGTCAACGTCGCGGGAGGCGGCGCGGTGCGGGTCGAAACCGCCAACGTGCAAAGTGCATCGGGCGCCCGGATTGCGGTTGGCGGCGGCGGGGACGGGATCACTTACTACTGGCCTACCAACCGCCTGCGTGTCGACGGCCGGGTCCGCACGACCGGGGGCGGACTGCCGACCGCCGATCTTGCGCTGTCGATGCCGCGCGGCGGCGGTGCGATGAGCGGACGGCTGGTGATGCAGCCCTATGCGGCGAACGGCGCACGGCTCGCGCTCGATCCGGTCCGCTTCGCCGCGCAGGCCAATGGCGGGACGAGGATCGAGACCGTCGCTCTGCTCGACGGACCGCTGTCGGACGGTCGTATCGCGGGTCTTCGCGTTCCGGTCAGCGGAACGATTGGGCCGGGCCAGCGGCTGGCGTTCGGTCAGGGCTGTGTTCCGGTGTCATTCGCGGCGTTGCGGCTCGGCGCTCTGCAGCTCGGGCGCACTCAGCTTCCCGTTTGCGCGGTTGGACGGGCGATCGTGTTCCGCCAGCCCGACGGCGACGTGGCGGTGCGCGCCTTCACGCGCGACCTGGCGCTGAACGGCCGCCTCGGCTCGTCTCCGTTCGCGGCGCGGGCCGCCCGCGGTGCGCTGGTCGGTTCGCGAGGATTCGAGTTCAGCACCGTCGCCGCCCGACTGGGCAAACCCGAAGCACCGATCCTGCTCAACGCCGGCGACCTGAGAGGCACATTCCAGGGCAGCGGAATAAGCGGCACCTTTGCCAGCGCCGATGCGACCATCGGGCGGGTGCCGATCAAGCTGACCGAGGCCGACGGCCGGTGGCTGTTTTATCGCAACCGTCTGACGGTCAATGGCGCGGCGACCGCCAGCGACATCGGCTCGCCCGAACCACGCTTTTATCCGCTGCGTTCGAACGATCTGTCCTTCTCGCTGCAAGGCAGGGACATCCGTGCCGGTGGCTCGCTGCGGCATCCGGGCACCGGCGCGCTCATCACCAACGTCGCCATCCGCCACGATCTCGGCAACGGGACCGGTAATGCGACGCTCGACGTGCCGGGGCTGCGGTTCGCGCAGAACGGGTTGCAGCCCGAGATGATCACTCGCCTGACCGAAGGCGTGATCGCCCTGGTCAACGGAACGGTGACGGGGCAGGGGCGGATCGCCTGGAACGGGACCGGCGAGGTGACGTCGACGGGCGAATTCTCGACCACCGGCACCAATCTCGCCGCCGCCTTCGGTCCGGTGACCGGGCTCAGCGGAACGATCCGCTTCTCCAATTTGCTTGGCCTCGAAACCGAACCTGAGCAGACCATCAATGTCGCCACCATCAATCCCGGTATCCTGGTCGAGAATGGCGTCATCACCTATCAGCTCTTGCCCGGCCAGCTGGTTCGCATTCAGGCCGGGCGCTGGCCTTTCATGGGCGGCGAGCTGATCCTTCGCGAAACCGTGCTCAACTTGGGCCGGCCCAGCCCCAAGCGGCTGACCTTCGAGGTGCGCGGGCTCGACGCCAACATGTTCGTCAGCAGCTTCGGCTTCAACGACATCAAGGCGGAGGGCCGCTTCGACGGCGTGCTGCCGATGATCTTCGACGACAATGGCGGCAGGATCGTCGGCGGGCGGCTCGACAGCCGGGCACCGGGCGGACGGCTGTCCTATAACGGCGCGGTCAACAAGGCGAACCTCGGCACCGCCGGCAATCTTGCCTTCAACGCGCTGCGCGACCTGCGCTTCCAGTCGATGATCATCCGGCTGGACGGCGATCTGGCGGGCGAATTCGGAACTACGCTGACCATCGATGGCGTGGGGCTTGCCGGAACCAACGGCACACAGCGCCTGATCAGCCGCTTCGTCGGCAGTCTCCCGCTGAAGTTCAATGTCTCGATCCGCGGGCCTTTCCGCGCGCTGATCGGCACCGCCAAGTCGCTGCGTGATCCGCGCACGCTGATCGACACTACCCTCGACCGCCCGCTCGGCAACATTCCCGGCATCGTCACCGAAGTGCGCCGCCGCGAGGAAGACACCACGCAAACCCAGACCCCCGTCCAAGAAGAGGTCACCCCCGTGAGGAACCGCCCATGA
- a CDS encoding YnbE family lipoprotein, with product MRRPFLLALPLGLALTGCVNLKTPEKPIEINLNVAIRQEVLVRMQRDVDTLIDQNPEAFPQRPATTPGTTGQR from the coding sequence ATGAGAAGACCGTTCCTGCTTGCCCTGCCGCTCGGACTCGCGCTGACCGGCTGCGTCAATCTGAAGACGCCGGAAAAGCCGATCGAGATCAATTTGAACGTCGCGATCCGGCAGGAAGTGCTGGTCCGGATGCAGCGCGACGTCGATACGCTGATCGACCAGAACCCGGAGGCCTTTCCGCAGCGGCCCGCGACGACGCCGGGCACGACGGGGCAGCGATGA
- a CDS encoding YdbL family protein produces MIRWAGLALIAVAGAAAAQSAYFDARTAGQVGERFDGYLGYPTGAPAAQARSQTEALNIRRRALYSDLAQRRGVSPQEVGITAGCTLLARVAIGERYMLSDGQWRTRAAGQPAPVPDYCTGG; encoded by the coding sequence ATGATCCGCTGGGCGGGGCTGGCCTTGATTGCCGTCGCGGGGGCGGCGGCGGCGCAAAGCGCCTATTTCGATGCGCGAACGGCTGGACAGGTGGGCGAGCGCTTCGACGGTTACCTCGGCTATCCGACAGGCGCTCCGGCCGCGCAGGCGCGCAGTCAGACCGAAGCGCTGAATATCCGCCGCAGGGCGCTCTATTCGGATCTCGCGCAGCGGCGCGGGGTGAGCCCGCAGGAAGTCGGCATCACCGCGGGTTGTACCTTGCTGGCGCGGGTAGCGATCGGTGAGCGCTACATGCTGTCGGACGGGCAGTGGCGAACACGGGCGGCCGGGCAGCCGGCACCGGTGCCCGATTATTGCACGGGCGGCTGA
- a CDS encoding PdaC/SigV domain-containing protein: MPVLLALLVVAAPVTIASETPDLDFSYKWSAEANAISALARRFRKDAATRKVEMLRSANAEKAFRVKEKMDWNGLQFSRSWETSGQSPRLLSLVSFTSAYTGGAHPNSNTTALLWDRRSAKEITIASLLRTGQSWDGAIRQPFCVLLNRERAKRRQEPVRNGEWPSQCPALKELTIALADEDRNGRFDHLAITADAYVAGPYAEGAYVISLPLTATMLARLKPDYRPSFEPQPPVQ, encoded by the coding sequence ATGCCCGTCCTTCTTGCCCTGCTGGTGGTCGCGGCCCCCGTGACGATTGCCAGCGAAACCCCCGATCTCGACTTTAGCTACAAATGGTCCGCCGAGGCGAATGCGATTTCCGCCCTCGCCCGCCGCTTTCGCAAAGACGCGGCGACCCGTAAGGTCGAGATGCTCCGCTCCGCCAATGCCGAGAAAGCGTTTCGCGTGAAGGAGAAAATGGACTGGAACGGGCTGCAATTCAGCCGGAGCTGGGAAACCTCGGGGCAAAGCCCGCGCCTGCTGTCCTTGGTGAGCTTCACCAGCGCCTACACCGGCGGCGCGCATCCCAACAGCAACACCACCGCCTTATTGTGGGATCGGCGGTCGGCCAAGGAGATCACCATCGCCTCGCTGCTGCGCACCGGGCAAAGCTGGGACGGAGCGATTCGCCAGCCGTTCTGCGTGCTGCTGAATCGCGAGCGCGCAAAAAGACGCCAGGAGCCGGTGCGGAACGGTGAGTGGCCGAGCCAGTGTCCGGCGCTTAAAGAATTGACCATCGCGCTTGCCGACGAGGATCGGAACGGTCGCTTCGATCACCTGGCGATCACCGCCGACGCCTATGTTGCTGGGCCTTATGCCGAGGGCGCTTATGTGATCAGCCTGCCGCTCACCGCGACCATGCTGGCGCGGCTGAAGCCGGACTACCGCCCGAGCTTCGAGCCTCAGCCGCCCGTGCAATAA
- a CDS encoding AtpZ/AtpI family protein, with product MTRAPPFRKRRHAQEKKTVMAEDSERQDDRLPADARLDHLEQRLAEAQRREAVRTGKGPAPDANEQMGQKVLATLIGGLVGGTLIGWLLDKLLGTWPTLFITLMVLGTASGFWSIIKMSNSNGKRDL from the coding sequence GTGACCCGCGCGCCTCCTTTTCGGAAGCGCCGCCACGCACAGGAGAAGAAGACGGTTATGGCGGAAGACAGCGAGCGGCAGGACGACAGGCTTCCGGCCGATGCCCGTCTCGATCACCTCGAACAGAGGCTGGCCGAGGCGCAGCGGCGGGAAGCGGTCAGGACCGGCAAGGGACCGGCCCCCGATGCGAATGAGCAGATGGGGCAAAAGGTTCTCGCTACCCTGATCGGCGGCCTGGTAGGCGGCACGCTCATCGGCTGGCTTCTCGACAAGCTGTTGGGAACGTGGCCGACGCTCTTTATCACGCTGATGGTGCTTGGTACCGCCAGCGGGTTTTGGAGCATCATCAAGATGTCGAATTCGAACGGGAAGAGGGACCTTTAG
- a CDS encoding F0F1 ATP synthase subunit A — translation MAAESGKIDPMHQFQVEPLFGQDWSIAGHSIAFTNSSLWMLFTLAAVWLFMLGGMKRELVPGRWQAAVEGVTGFITNMMETNIGPAGRKFVPYVFSLFMFILFANMLGLLPVGIIPGVHPFTVTSHLTITAVLAIVSFGIVLAVGFAKHGFHFFSLFVPHGAPWWMLPILIPVEFVSFMVRPFSLALRLFVAMTAGHILLKVLAGFVINGLNAEALWVAPVVSLPSLILMIGISALELLVAAIQAYVFALLTSLYLNDAINLH, via the coding sequence GTGGCCGCCGAATCGGGCAAGATCGATCCGATGCATCAGTTCCAGGTCGAACCGTTGTTCGGCCAGGATTGGAGCATTGCGGGCCACTCGATCGCTTTCACCAACAGCTCGCTGTGGATGCTGTTCACGCTCGCCGCCGTGTGGCTGTTCATGCTTGGCGGCATGAAGCGTGAACTGGTGCCCGGCCGCTGGCAGGCCGCGGTCGAGGGCGTCACCGGCTTCATCACCAACATGATGGAAACGAATATCGGCCCCGCCGGCCGCAAGTTCGTGCCCTACGTCTTCTCGCTGTTCATGTTCATCCTGTTCGCGAACATGCTCGGCCTGCTTCCGGTCGGCATCATTCCCGGCGTCCACCCCTTCACCGTCACCAGCCACCTGACGATTACCGCGGTGCTGGCGATCGTGTCCTTCGGAATCGTGCTGGCGGTCGGCTTCGCCAAGCACGGCTTCCACTTCTTCAGCCTGTTCGTGCCGCACGGCGCGCCGTGGTGGATGCTTCCCATCCTGATCCCGGTCGAATTCGTGTCGTTCATGGTTCGCCCCTTCAGCCTGGCGCTGCGACTCTTCGTCGCGATGACCGCCGGCCACATTCTGCTCAAGGTTCTGGCGGGCTTCGTGATCAACGGCCTCAATGCCGAGGCCCTCTGGGTCGCCCCGGTGGTGAGCCTGCCGAGCCTGATCCTGATGATCGGCATCAGCGCGCTCGAACTGCTGGTGGCTGCGATCCAGGCCTATGTCTTTGCGCTGCTGACGAGCCTGTATCTCAACGACGCAATCAACCTTCACTAA
- a CDS encoding F0F1 ATP synthase subunit C — translation MDAEAAKLLGAGLAAIGVGMAALGVGNVFGSFLASALRNPAAADSQQGRLFIGFAAAELLGLLAFVVAMILLFVA, via the coding sequence ATGGACGCAGAAGCCGCAAAGCTGCTCGGTGCTGGTCTCGCCGCCATCGGCGTTGGCATGGCCGCCCTCGGCGTGGGTAACGTCTTCGGCTCGTTCCTCGCGAGCGCGCTGCGCAACCCGGCTGCCGCCGACAGCCAGCAGGGCCGTCTCTTCATCGGCTTCGCCGCCGCCGAACTTCTCGGCCTGCTGGCGTTCGTCGTTGCGATGATCCTGCTGTTCGTCGCCTAA
- a CDS encoding ATPase, whose amino-acid sequence MPQIAQIPEIFASQLFWLVISFGLIFVIVGLGMVPKIQGTVDARDARIAADLATAASARETADRLEAEHRAALDKSRAEAAAVAAEAKAAAAQATEVKVKAADAAAGTRIEEAMRRIAEARVSAEAEVEAVAAEAAAAMVARVAGLTIDQEAARMAVKQELVRG is encoded by the coding sequence GTGCCGCAAATCGCACAAATCCCGGAGATTTTCGCTTCCCAGCTGTTTTGGCTGGTAATCAGCTTCGGGTTGATCTTCGTGATCGTGGGTCTGGGCATGGTGCCCAAGATCCAGGGCACGGTGGATGCGCGCGATGCGCGGATTGCAGCCGACCTCGCCACCGCTGCAAGCGCCCGCGAAACCGCGGACCGACTTGAAGCGGAACATCGTGCCGCGCTCGACAAGAGCCGGGCGGAAGCGGCGGCTGTCGCGGCGGAGGCCAAGGCCGCTGCCGCGCAGGCGACCGAGGTCAAGGTCAAGGCAGCCGATGCCGCTGCCGGAACCCGGATCGAGGAAGCGATGCGGCGGATCGCCGAAGCGCGTGTCTCGGCCGAGGCCGAAGTCGAAGCGGTCGCTGCCGAGGCCGCTGCGGCCATGGTCGCGCGGGTCGCCGGGCTGACGATTGATCAAGAAGCGGCCCGCATGGCCGTGAAGCAGGAGCTGGTCCGTGGCTGA
- a CDS encoding GGDEF domain-containing protein, with protein sequence MDGRILFALIPASFVLFAVALATIGILDRRNKAAWWGAAAFALAAIGVTLDAVRPPGQKWGLLNLHVLVIAAFGKALAERHRQALPPRFMIILALTAVTVAALGNAEAPLSLRQGSFNAGLCLAMLDLGWHCWRWGNRRLVDRLVVITVGALALSYAAKLALLMIDPLPDTLSSRGDFFEIGQNLVFHVIMAVNGSAAGLLLLLVLGWDHVEGQAARIRIDPLTGAGNRHALADAIRSEERGEWACCGVVAVDLDHFKRINDLFGHGGGDAVLSATARSIRHAIEGKGRFFRTGGEEFVILIEGPTNVRLGDIAELIRCAVAATSCEHRDLAIAATASVGFCERRADEPIDAVIECADGALYEAKAKGRNCAVRYHGDKEIKVALQLVS encoded by the coding sequence ATGGATGGGCGGATCCTCTTTGCTCTCATCCCGGCGTCCTTCGTCCTCTTCGCCGTGGCGCTGGCGACGATCGGCATTCTGGATCGCAGGAACAAGGCCGCGTGGTGGGGAGCCGCCGCCTTCGCGCTGGCGGCGATCGGGGTGACGCTCGATGCCGTGCGGCCGCCCGGTCAGAAATGGGGCCTGCTCAACTTGCACGTCCTGGTGATCGCGGCCTTCGGCAAAGCGCTAGCCGAGCGGCACCGCCAAGCCCTGCCTCCCCGCTTCATGATCATCTTGGCACTCACCGCGGTCACGGTCGCGGCCCTCGGCAACGCCGAAGCACCCCTGAGCTTACGTCAAGGGTCCTTCAACGCCGGCCTGTGCCTCGCCATGCTCGACCTCGGGTGGCATTGCTGGCGGTGGGGGAATCGGCGCCTGGTCGATCGCCTGGTAGTCATCACCGTCGGGGCCCTTGCGCTCAGCTACGCCGCCAAGCTCGCCCTGCTGATGATCGATCCGCTGCCCGACACGCTGTCGAGCCGCGGTGATTTCTTTGAAATCGGGCAGAATCTCGTCTTTCACGTCATCATGGCCGTCAACGGTTCGGCGGCCGGCCTGCTGTTGCTGCTCGTGCTCGGCTGGGATCATGTCGAGGGGCAGGCAGCGCGCATTCGGATCGATCCGTTGACCGGTGCCGGCAATCGTCACGCGCTGGCCGACGCCATCCGTTCCGAGGAAAGGGGGGAGTGGGCGTGCTGCGGGGTGGTGGCGGTCGATCTCGACCATTTCAAACGCATCAACGACCTATTCGGGCATGGCGGAGGTGACGCCGTCCTGTCCGCCACAGCGCGCTCGATCCGTCACGCGATCGAGGGCAAGGGCCGCTTCTTCCGGACCGGCGGAGAGGAATTCGTCATCCTGATCGAAGGGCCGACAAATGTGCGTCTCGGCGACATCGCGGAACTCATCCGCTGCGCGGTGGCGGCCACGTCCTGCGAGCACAGGGACCTCGCAATTGCAGCCACTGCCAGCGTCGGATTTTGCGAACGTCGCGCCGACGAGCCGATCGACGCGGTCATCGAATGCGCCGACGGGGCCTTGTACGAGGCCAAGGCCAAAGGTCGGAACTGCGCGGTCCGTTACCACGGCGATAAAGAGATCAAGGTTGCGCTGCAGCTCGTCTCGTAA
- the paaZ gene encoding phenylacetic acid degradation bifunctional protein PaaZ: protein MKTQQLLNYARGEWTPGDTASLTELPSALDGSPVALTGSGGIDFGGMARFAREVGGPALRALTFHQRARMLKALGLAILARKEELYELNYATGATRKDGWIDIEGGAGTLLSFSSKGRRELPDAHVLLDGQLEPLSKSGLFQGQHIYTSLQGVAVHINAFNFPVWGMLEKLAPTILAGVPAIVKPASATAWLAEAAFRVMIEADILPPGAVQLIVGGVGDLFDHLTGQDVVSFTGSAQTALKLRTHPVIQRESVKFIAEQDSLNASILGPDAAPGTPEFDLFVAEVVNEMTVKAGQKCTAIRRAMVPAAVLEDAEQAIAAKLAALSVGDPRDKVNGMGALVSRAQRDSVREAVAAITAGGARIAAGDPDSNIGPDGGAFMSPVLLCADDPWACEAAHDVEPFGPVATLMPYRDLADAVKLANRGKGSLALSLFTHSGEVARDFVLGAGAFHGRMLIIDRDNAKDSTGHGSPLPVLVHGGPGRAGGGEEMGGVRGVTHYMQRTALQGSPAMFAAITSQYIPGGPKQVIDAHPFRKRMSELHIGDTLKTASRTVTVEDIEHFAHFTGDTFYAHMDEEAAKASPIFEGRVAHGYLILSFAAGLFVDPAPGPVLANTGLENLRFLTPLYPGDSMRVELTVRSKSLKSEETGVVRWAVEIFNQKDELVATYDLLTENVP from the coding sequence GGCATGGCGCGCTTTGCCCGCGAGGTCGGCGGACCGGCGCTGCGCGCCCTCACCTTTCACCAGCGCGCCCGGATGCTGAAGGCACTCGGCCTCGCCATTCTTGCCCGCAAGGAAGAACTGTACGAGCTCAACTACGCCACCGGCGCGACGCGCAAGGATGGCTGGATCGACATCGAGGGCGGCGCCGGCACTCTCCTCTCCTTCTCGAGCAAGGGCCGCCGCGAGCTGCCCGATGCACATGTCCTGCTCGATGGGCAGCTCGAACCGCTCAGCAAGTCGGGGCTGTTCCAGGGCCAACACATCTACACCTCGCTGCAGGGCGTGGCGGTCCACATCAACGCCTTCAACTTCCCGGTCTGGGGCATGCTGGAGAAACTGGCCCCGACCATCCTCGCCGGCGTTCCCGCGATCGTGAAGCCGGCCAGCGCCACCGCCTGGCTGGCCGAAGCCGCTTTCCGCGTGATGATCGAAGCCGACATCCTGCCACCGGGCGCGGTGCAGCTCATCGTCGGCGGGGTCGGCGATCTGTTCGATCATCTCACCGGACAGGACGTCGTCAGCTTCACCGGCTCCGCCCAGACCGCGTTAAAGCTGCGCACCCATCCGGTGATTCAGCGCGAGAGTGTCAAGTTCATCGCCGAGCAGGACAGCCTCAACGCCTCAATCCTCGGCCCCGACGCCGCACCCGGCACGCCCGAGTTCGACCTGTTCGTCGCCGAGGTCGTCAACGAGATGACGGTCAAGGCCGGCCAGAAATGCACCGCGATCCGCCGCGCGATGGTGCCTGCTGCCGTTCTTGAGGACGCCGAGCAGGCGATTGCGGCCAAACTCGCCGCGCTTTCAGTCGGCGATCCGCGCGACAAGGTGAACGGCATGGGCGCCCTCGTCAGCCGCGCTCAGCGCGACAGCGTGCGCGAGGCGGTAGCGGCGATCACCGCCGGCGGTGCGCGAATTGCGGCCGGCGATCCTGACAGCAATATCGGTCCGGACGGCGGGGCCTTCATGTCGCCCGTGCTGCTGTGCGCCGACGATCCCTGGGCGTGCGAGGCAGCGCATGACGTCGAACCGTTCGGGCCCGTCGCGACCCTCATGCCGTACCGCGACCTTGCCGATGCGGTGAAGCTCGCCAATCGCGGCAAGGGCAGCCTCGCGCTGTCGCTGTTCACCCACTCGGGGGAGGTCGCCCGCGACTTCGTGCTCGGTGCCGGGGCGTTTCATGGCCGGATGCTGATCATCGACCGCGATAATGCCAAGGATTCGACCGGCCACGGCAGTCCCCTCCCCGTCCTTGTACACGGCGGGCCGGGTCGGGCCGGCGGCGGCGAGGAGATGGGCGGGGTGCGCGGCGTCACCCATTACATGCAGCGCACCGCGCTGCAGGGCTCTCCCGCCATGTTCGCGGCGATCACCTCGCAATATATCCCGGGTGGCCCCAAGCAGGTCATCGACGCACACCCCTTTCGCAAGCGGATGAGCGAGCTTCACATCGGCGACACGCTGAAGACCGCCAGCCGCACCGTCACCGTCGAGGATATCGAGCATTTCGCCCATTTCACCGGCGATACCTTCTACGCCCATATGGACGAGGAAGCCGCTAAGGCCTCGCCGATCTTCGAAGGCCGGGTCGCCCACGGCTACCTGATCCTCAGCTTCGCCGCCGGGCTCTTCGTCGACCCCGCCCCCGGCCCCGTGCTGGCCAACACCGGGCTTGAGAACCTCCGCTTCCTCACCCCGCTCTACCCAGGCGATTCGATGCGGGTGGAGCTGACGGTCCGCTCCAAGTCACTCAAGAGCGAGGAAACCGGCGTCGTCCGCTGGGCGGTCGAGATCTTCAATCAGAAAGACGAGCTGGTCGCGACCTACGATCTGCTGACCGAGAACGTGCCCTGA